The proteins below come from a single Mycobacteriales bacterium genomic window:
- a CDS encoding DUF2332 domain-containing protein: MTAATETPSQRTARLLRQQADACGVIGSVLYQTLLHRAADDLLADGPTSRVLEGHLEDPGPSALALRMMGGVHALVLTGGVPDLARHYPSSPTYDGSTGNPADVWPDFVAVLDHHRDDVREWLLRPPQTNEVGRGAALVGGLLHGAAEAQLPIRLVEVGASGGLNLRADRFRIDGEAGQYGDVGSPVNLGRAWLGVPPPAGSLEIVERYGGDLDPVDVSTEAGRLLLAAYVWPDQVERVRRLRGAFELADQLPATVRRESAEQTLARTDLAEGAWTVVWHSVFRQYLPAEVQREVTARIEALGSQATASKRLAHLMLEPMRGTEWGRSSDFEFLVALQTWPGGERRVLATAAPHGVPTTWER, translated from the coding sequence ATGACCGCCGCGACCGAAACCCCTTCACAGCGCACTGCCCGGCTGCTGCGACAGCAGGCGGATGCCTGCGGGGTCATCGGCAGCGTGCTGTATCAGACCTTGTTGCACCGCGCCGCCGACGACCTGCTCGCCGACGGGCCCACCAGCCGAGTGCTGGAAGGTCACCTCGAGGATCCCGGCCCGAGTGCGCTCGCGCTGCGGATGATGGGCGGCGTCCACGCCCTCGTGCTCACCGGCGGGGTGCCGGACCTCGCGCGGCACTACCCGTCGAGCCCGACGTACGACGGTTCCACCGGCAACCCGGCGGACGTATGGCCGGACTTCGTCGCGGTCCTGGACCACCACCGAGACGACGTCCGCGAGTGGCTGCTACGGCCGCCGCAGACCAACGAGGTCGGGCGCGGCGCTGCGCTGGTCGGCGGTCTGCTGCACGGAGCCGCCGAGGCGCAACTGCCGATCCGGCTGGTGGAGGTCGGCGCGAGCGGAGGTCTCAACCTGCGCGCCGACCGGTTCCGCATCGACGGCGAGGCCGGGCAGTACGGCGACGTCGGCTCGCCGGTGAACCTCGGGCGCGCCTGGCTCGGCGTGCCACCGCCGGCCGGTAGCCTGGAGATCGTCGAGCGCTACGGCGGCGATCTCGATCCGGTCGACGTCTCGACCGAGGCGGGCCGGCTTCTCCTGGCGGCCTACGTCTGGCCCGACCAGGTCGAGCGGGTACGCCGGCTACGAGGCGCGTTCGAGCTCGCCGACCAGCTGCCTGCGACGGTACGACGGGAAAGCGCCGAGCAGACACTCGCGCGCACCGACCTGGCCGAGGGCGCCTGGACCGTGGTCTGGCACTCGGTGTTCCGGCAGTACCTCCCGGCGGAGGTCCAGCGGGAGGTCACCGCACGGATCGAGGCGCTCGGTTCGCAGGCCACGGCGAGCAAGCGGCTCGCGCACCTCATGCTCGAGCCGATGCGCGGCACCGAATGGGGACGGTCGTCGGACTTCGAGTTCCTCGTGGCCCTGCAGACCTGGCCTGGAGGGGAGCGACGGGTGCTCGCCACGGCCGCGCCGCACGGCGTACCGACGACCTGGGAGCGCTGA
- a CDS encoding acyltransferase yields the protein MGDLRAKLKRKKLEAQFFWSYGKQRARADWYLRKCKSVGAQATMLGRPTVDATDMEVGDHFKIWSTHKRTLVTGWGKLRIGDRVFLNNGVFLACCHEITIGNDVAIANDVYITDSDSHGVEGRPVREVPVRIGNGAWIGARAIILPGVTVGNRALVAAGAVVTKDVPDDTLVGGNPARIIRHLVYPEGVTRAWYDDPNLFVHPVFATDPD from the coding sequence GTGGGGGACCTCCGCGCCAAGCTCAAGCGCAAGAAGCTCGAGGCCCAGTTCTTCTGGTCCTACGGCAAGCAACGGGCGCGCGCGGACTGGTACCTGCGCAAGTGCAAGTCGGTCGGCGCGCAGGCGACCATGCTGGGCCGTCCGACGGTCGACGCCACCGACATGGAAGTCGGCGACCACTTCAAGATCTGGTCGACGCACAAGCGGACGCTGGTCACCGGCTGGGGCAAGCTGCGCATCGGTGATCGGGTGTTCCTCAACAACGGCGTGTTCCTGGCCTGCTGCCACGAGATCACCATCGGCAACGATGTCGCGATCGCGAACGACGTGTACATCACCGACAGCGACAGTCACGGCGTCGAAGGCCGGCCGGTGCGCGAGGTGCCGGTCCGGATCGGCAACGGTGCGTGGATCGGCGCCCGCGCGATCATCCTGCCGGGCGTGACGGTCGGCAACCGGGCGTTGGTCGCCGCCGGCGCCGTGGTGACCAAGGACGTACCCGACGACACCCTCGTCGGCGGCAACCCGGCCAGGATCATCCGGCACCTGGTCTATCCCGAAGGCGTCACGCGGGCGTGGTACGACGACCCGAACCTGTTCGTGCACCCGGTCTTCGCCACCGATCCGGACTAG
- a CDS encoding MFS transporter — protein sequence MTRLRRLGHDTFVSLHNPNYRLYFFGQAISLVGTWMQTIAQSYLVFQLTNSGTDVGLVVALQTLPVMLLGPYGGVVADRVDKRRLMVVLQSAMGVQALVMGVLTVTHVVTMWEIGLLAVILGLNNTFENPARQTFVLEMVGPANLRNAVTLNSVLVNVARAVGPAAAGLIIDAGGLGVCFLINAASFVAVVSSLLRMDLAALNPSTPTRRAKGQLREGLRYVRREVGLGVPLLMMAIVGCLAYEFQVTLPVVAARAFDGGARTYGFMTASMGVGAVVGGLWAAGRGKTGLAPMVRSSVVFAVVIAAASLAPDLGLEIVALAAVGAASVTFLSKGNTTLQLAADPQMRGRVMALWAVAFLGSTPIGGPVAGYVSQHVGSRWGLGLGAFACAVAALLGASVLRRVRRPVAAVEGEAVDEVEGPVLEAARR from the coding sequence GTGACGAGACTCCGACGCCTCGGTCACGACACCTTCGTCTCGCTGCACAACCCCAACTACCGCCTGTACTTCTTCGGCCAGGCGATCTCGCTCGTCGGCACCTGGATGCAGACGATCGCGCAGTCCTACCTGGTCTTCCAGCTCACCAACTCCGGCACGGACGTCGGCCTCGTCGTCGCGCTCCAGACGTTGCCGGTGATGCTGCTCGGACCGTACGGCGGGGTGGTGGCCGACCGGGTCGACAAGCGGCGGCTGATGGTCGTCCTGCAGTCGGCGATGGGCGTGCAGGCGCTCGTGATGGGCGTCCTCACGGTGACCCACGTCGTGACGATGTGGGAGATCGGCCTGCTCGCCGTGATCCTCGGCCTCAACAACACCTTCGAGAACCCGGCTCGCCAGACGTTCGTCCTCGAGATGGTGGGTCCCGCCAACCTGCGCAACGCGGTGACGCTGAACTCCGTGCTGGTCAACGTGGCCCGCGCGGTCGGGCCCGCCGCAGCCGGACTGATCATCGACGCCGGCGGGCTCGGGGTGTGCTTCCTGATCAACGCCGCGAGCTTCGTCGCCGTCGTCTCATCCCTGCTGCGGATGGATCTCGCCGCACTGAACCCCTCGACGCCGACGCGACGGGCGAAGGGTCAGCTGCGGGAGGGTCTGCGCTACGTCCGGCGCGAAGTCGGGCTCGGCGTACCGCTGCTTATGATGGCGATCGTCGGCTGCCTGGCCTACGAGTTCCAAGTGACACTGCCGGTGGTGGCGGCACGTGCCTTCGACGGCGGCGCACGGACCTACGGATTCATGACCGCGTCGATGGGCGTGGGTGCGGTGGTGGGCGGCCTGTGGGCGGCCGGTCGCGGCAAGACCGGCCTGGCCCCGATGGTTCGCTCCTCCGTCGTTTTCGCCGTCGTCATCGCCGCCGCGTCCCTGGCGCCGGACCTGGGTCTGGAGATCGTGGCGCTGGCGGCGGTGGGTGCGGCCAGCGTGACGTTCCTGTCGAAGGGCAACACCACGTTGCAGCTGGCGGCGGATCCGCAGATGCGTGGCCGGGTGATGGCGTTGTGGGCAGTGGCCTTCCTCGGGTCGACGCCGATCGGCGGACCGGTCGCGGGGTACGTCTCCCAGCACGTCGGCTCCCGGTGGGGACTCGGCCTCGGCGCGTTCGCCTGCGCGGTCGCGGCACTGCTCGGCGCCTCGGTCCTGCGGCGGGTGCGGCGGCCGGTGGCGGCGGTGGAAGGCGAGGCGGTCGACGAGGTGGAGGGTCCGGTCCTGGAGGCGGCCCGCCGTTGA
- a CDS encoding MarR family transcriptional regulator, with amino-acid sequence MTTPPPAVELDAPARLRAVVGAMSRRLNATARGAGLTTSQLSALGVIARSGPIRISDLAEAEHMNPTMLSRVVGALVDAGLVRRRVAPDDRRAGLVEVTATGRRTHERLRAERGRILASGLETLDPAHRTAIEDALPALEALVAAMRQKAPR; translated from the coding sequence GTGACCACGCCGCCGCCCGCCGTCGAGCTCGATGCCCCCGCTCGGTTGCGCGCGGTTGTCGGCGCGATGTCCCGAAGGCTCAACGCCACGGCTCGCGGAGCCGGCTTGACCACCAGTCAGCTGTCGGCGCTCGGGGTGATCGCCCGGTCGGGGCCGATCCGGATCTCGGACCTCGCCGAGGCCGAGCACATGAACCCGACCATGCTCAGCCGGGTCGTGGGCGCGCTCGTCGATGCCGGCCTGGTACGTCGCCGCGTCGCCCCTGACGACCGCCGCGCCGGACTGGTCGAGGTGACCGCGACCGGCCGGCGTACCCATGAGCGACTGCGGGCCGAACGCGGCCGCATCCTGGCCAGCGGGCTCGAAACCCTCGACCCGGCTCACCGGACGGCGATCGAGGACGCCCTGCCGGCGTTGGAAGCGCTCGTCGCCGCAATGCGTCAGAAGGCGCCGCGGTGA
- a CDS encoding FAD-binding oxidoreductase, whose product MRRELLALPADAPVRLRKPARTSNLFRGRAAEHSALNAAGLSGVLSIDTEARTADVLGMTTYDDLVAATLPLGLAPLVVPQLKTITLGGAVTGLGIESASFRNGCPHESVVEMDVLTGDGRIVTAAPTGEHADLFFGFANSYGTLGYALRLRIELEAVSPYVRLRHVRFDGLDGAAAAIEQICETRDWQGERVDFLDGVWFSPTESYLCLGSYTDAAPRTSDYTGQRIYYRSIQELDEDWLTIHDYLWRWDTDWFWCSRAFGAQNPRIRRLWPKRWRRSDVYWRLIDLERRYGVKRRIDQRRGKPAEEPVIQDVEIPVSRLGEFVTFLDERTGIEPVWLCPLRQRDPEVRWPLYDLDPATTYVNVGFWSTAPLPPGRTDGFHNRAIEQVVADLGGRKSLYSTSYYPQDEFWEAYGGETYALLKKSYDPAGRLLDLYAKTVAGR is encoded by the coding sequence ATGCGACGTGAGCTCCTCGCACTTCCTGCGGATGCACCCGTCCGGCTGCGCAAGCCGGCGCGCACGTCCAACCTGTTTCGCGGCCGCGCCGCCGAGCACTCGGCCTTGAACGCGGCGGGCCTGTCAGGGGTCCTGTCGATCGACACCGAGGCACGCACCGCGGACGTGCTCGGGATGACGACGTACGACGACCTGGTTGCGGCCACGCTGCCGCTCGGCCTCGCTCCGCTCGTCGTGCCGCAGCTGAAGACGATCACCCTGGGCGGCGCGGTGACCGGGCTGGGCATCGAGTCGGCGTCGTTCCGCAACGGCTGCCCGCACGAGTCCGTCGTCGAGATGGACGTCCTGACCGGAGACGGCCGCATCGTCACCGCTGCACCGACCGGCGAGCACGCCGACCTGTTCTTCGGGTTCGCCAACTCCTACGGCACGCTCGGTTACGCGCTGCGGCTGCGGATCGAGCTCGAAGCCGTCTCGCCGTACGTGCGTCTTCGCCACGTCCGCTTCGACGGCCTCGACGGCGCAGCCGCGGCAATCGAGCAGATCTGCGAAACCCGTGACTGGCAGGGCGAGCGAGTCGACTTCCTCGACGGCGTCTGGTTCTCCCCGACAGAGTCCTACCTGTGTCTCGGGTCCTACACCGACGCAGCGCCGCGGACGTCCGACTACACCGGCCAGCGCATCTACTACCGCTCGATCCAGGAGCTGGACGAGGACTGGCTGACCATCCACGACTACCTGTGGCGGTGGGACACCGACTGGTTCTGGTGCTCACGCGCGTTCGGCGCGCAGAACCCACGGATCCGGCGACTGTGGCCCAAACGCTGGCGCCGGTCGGACGTGTACTGGCGGCTGATCGATCTCGAGCGCCGGTACGGCGTCAAGCGCCGCATCGACCAGCGCCGCGGCAAGCCGGCCGAGGAGCCCGTCATCCAGGACGTCGAGATCCCGGTGTCCCGCCTCGGCGAGTTCGTCACGTTTCTCGACGAGCGCACCGGCATCGAGCCGGTCTGGCTGTGTCCGCTGCGGCAGCGTGACCCCGAGGTCCGGTGGCCGCTGTACGACCTCGACCCGGCGACGACGTACGTCAACGTCGGCTTCTGGTCGACCGCGCCGCTGCCGCCTGGGCGAACCGACGGGTTCCACAACCGCGCGATCGAACAGGTCGTCGCGGACCTCGGCGGCCGCAAGTCGCTGTATTCGACGTCCTACTACCCGCAGGATGAGTTCTGGGAGGCCTACGGCGGGGAAACGTACGCCTTGCTGAAGAAGAGCTACGACCCCGCCGGACGACTCCTCGACCTCTACGCCAAGACAGTCGCCGGTCGATAG